One Ignavibacteriales bacterium genomic window carries:
- a CDS encoding cell division protein ZapA, with protein MNGKSIKVKIFGSEYPLRGENEDFTKKIAAYVDTMISTIHEKIPEQPPLTVAVLSALNITEDLMKERERSQQSLTHLETEIIKLSNYLDNCLEVDTTVPKSD; from the coding sequence ATGAACGGAAAGAGCATTAAGGTCAAAATCTTCGGTTCAGAGTATCCTCTGCGCGGTGAGAATGAGGATTTTACCAAGAAGATCGCAGCCTATGTGGATACGATGATATCCACAATTCATGAGAAGATTCCAGAGCAGCCGCCATTGACTGTTGCGGTGCTTTCTGCTTTGAATATTACCGAAGATCTGATGAAAGAACGAGAACGAAGTCAGCAGTCGTTGACACATTTGGAGACGGAGATCATCAAGCTGTCGAACTATCTCGACAATTGCCTGGAGGTTGATACAACCGTACCAAAGAGTGA